The Mustela nigripes isolate SB6536 chromosome 4, MUSNIG.SB6536, whole genome shotgun sequence genome includes a window with the following:
- the ADAM8 gene encoding disintegrin and metalloproteinase domain-containing protein 8: MHRLGFPLLALCLLVAAPSTPLPHVEQYEVVWPRRLPAPRARRALPSHLDLYPESVSYILGTQGHNFTLHLRKNRDLVGSGYTETYRAANGSQVVEQRQRQGHCFYQGHVQGHQHSAASLSTCLGLRGFFRAGSDVHVIEPLDRAGEEGRHALYRAEHLQQKLGTCGVSDTSLEQALGPRTLAAFRPRIGLLPRDTRYVELYVVTDSAEFQRLGSRAAVRSRVMEVVNHVDKLYQELNFRVVLVGLEMWNQGDEIQVSSNPDTTLDDFLQWRKQNLVGRHPHDNVQLITGVEFTGTTVGLAKVSTMCSQDSGAVNQDHNLENPVGVASTMAHEMGHNLGMDHDENVQGCYCPVPREGGGCIMAASIGSKFPRMFSQCSRADLEMFVEEPHTACLANAPDPSRIVGNPVCGNQFVERGEQCDCGPPQTCQNPCCNATTCQLAAGARCAQGACCQDCRVTPAGELCRPPKDACDLEEYCDGQQPVCPEDVFQENGTPCPGGYCYNGVCPALAQRCQDLWGPGSHVAEETCYTYSISPGCQGRPAQGSSRVDTCGTLYCEGGRKPLERSSCTLTLRTGTCQALALEGGAAYEPVPEGTKCGEERVCWKGVCRHLHVYRSINCSAQCNNHGVCNHKGACRCHPGWAPPNCTELLPHVHTGSRSLLVGLLASVVLLVALLAGVVFYQKAWNRGSWRSSVPKTTKGLSNPLFHEGPSVPAKRGAPATITHPSQLTRPMASRMTPKQPPHAPPVTMSNPPFTIPVYTRLPPDQLRPPPPAKRLPELKPKQGVKPTFPPPMPPVKPGAGRATPGPVQGAAGAKAALKPPVQWR, from the exons ATGCACCGCCTGGGGTTCCCGCTGCTCGCCCTGTGTCTGCTAG TGGCAGCCCCCAGCACCCCACTGCCCCACGTGGAGCAGTACGAGGTGGTGTGGCCCCGACGCCTGCCAGCACCCCGTGCCCGCCGAGCTCTGCCCTCCCACCTG GACCTGTACCCTGAGAGCGTGAGCTACATCCTTGGGACCCAGGGGCACAACTTCACCCTGCACTTGAGGAAGAACAG GGACCTGGTGGGCTCGGGCTACACGGAGACCTACAGGGCTGCCAATGGCTCCCAGGTGGTGGAGCAGCGACAGAGGCAG GGTCACTGCTTCTACCAAGGCCACGTTCAAGGACACCAGCACTCAGCTGCCAGCCTCAGCACGTGTTTGGGCCTCAG ggGCTTTTTCCGGGCTGGCTCGGATGTCCACGTGATCGAGCCCCTGGACAGGGCTGGTGAAGAGGGGCGGCACGCGCTATACCGGGCGGAGCATCTGCAGCAGAAGCTTGGGACCTGTGGGGTCAGCGACACCAGCTTGGAGCAGGCCTTGGGGCCTCGGACCTTGGCAGCCTTCAGGCCCCGG ATCGGGCTGCTGCCCCGAGACACCCGCTATGTGGAGCTGTATGTGGTCACGGACAGCGCAGAG TTCCAACGGCTAGGGAGCAGAGCAGCGGTGCGCAGCCGGGTGATGGAGGTGGTGAACCACGTGGACAAG CTTTATCAGGAGCTCAATTTCCGTGTGGTCCTGGTGGGCCTGGAGATGTGGAACCAAGGGGACGAGATTCAGGTGAGCTCGAACCCCGACACCACGCTGGACGACTTCCTGCAGTGGCGGAAGCAGAACCTGGTGGGAAGGCACCCGCACGACAACGTGCAGCTCATCAC CGGGGTTGAGTTCACCGGGACCACCGTGGGACTGGCCAAGGTGTCGACCATGTGCTCCCAGGACTCGGGGGCTGTGAACCAG GACCACAACCTAGAGAACCCTGTCGGTGTCGCATCCACCATGGCCCACGAGATGGGCCACAACCTGGGCATGGACCATGACGAGAACGTCCAGGGCTGTTACTGCCCCGTGCCACGGGAGGGTGGCGGCTGCATCATGGCGGCCAGCATAGG CTCCAAGTTCCCCAGGATGTTCAGCCAGTGCAGCCGTGCCGACCTGGAGATGTTCGTGGAGGAGCCTCACACAGCCTGCCTGGCCAATGCCCCGGACCCCAGCCGGATAGTGGGCAACCCTGTGTGCGGGAACCAGTTTGTGGAGCGCGGAGAGCAGTGTGACTGTGGCCCGCCCCAG ACCTGTCAGAACCCCTGCTGCAACGCCACCACCTGCCAGCTGGCTGCGGGGGCCCGTTGTGCCCAAGGGGCCTGCTGCCAGGACTGCAGG GTGACGCCTGCCGGTGAGCTGTGCCGTCCCCCAAAGGATGCGTGTGACCTTGAGGAGTACTGTGATGGTCAGCAGCCAGTGTGCCCGGAGGACGTCTTCCAAGAGAACGGCACACCCTGCCCAGGGGGCTACTGCTACAATGGGGTCTGTCCTGCGCTGGCCCAGAGGTGCCAGGACCTGTGGGGGCCAG GCTCACATGTTGCTGAGGAAACATGCTACACCTATAGCATCTCCCCAGGCTGCCAGGGCAGGCCCGCGCAGGGTTCCAGCAG GGTCGACACGTGCGGCACCCTATACTGTGAGGGCGGACGGAAGCCGCTGGAGCGGAGTTCCTGTACCCTCACCTTGCGCACGGGCACTTGCCAGGCTCTTGCCCTGGAGGGAGGCGCCGCGTATGAGCCGGTGCCGGAAGGCACCAAGTGCGGCGAGGAGAGG GTTTGCTGGAAAGGAGTCTGCCGGCACCTGCACGTTTACAGATCCATAAACTGCTCTGCCCAGTGCAACAACCACGGG GTGTGCAACCACAAGGGAGCGTGCCGCTGCCACCCGGGCTGGGCCCCGCCCAACTGCACAGAGCTGCTGCCCCACGTGCACACAG GGTCCAGGAGCCTCCTGGTGGGCCTGCTGGCATCTGTGGTGCTGCTGGTGGCTCTCCTGGCAGGTGTGGTCTTCTACCAAAAGGCCTGGAACCGAGGCTCTTGGAG GAGCTCAGTGCCCAAGACTACCAAGGGGCTCTCCAATCCCCTGTTCCATGAGGGGCCCAGTGTGCCAGCCAAGCGTGGGGCTCCAGCCACCATCACCCACCCCAGCCAGCTCACCAGGCCCATGGCCTCCAGGATGACCCCTAAGCAGCCGCCCCATGCT CCTCCAGTCACCATGTCCAACCCACCCTTCACCATTCCTGTGTACACACGGCTGCCCCCAGACCAG cTCAGACCTCCTCCTCCTGCCAAGCGCCTCCCTGAGCTGAAGCCCAAGCAG GGTGTGAAGCCGACCTTCCCACCTCCGATGCCTCCAGTCAAGCCTGGGGCGGGAAGAGCCACCCCCGGACCCGTGCAG ggcGCCGCGGGTGCGAAGGCGGCTCTGAAGCCCCCGGTGCAGTGGAGGTGA